One genomic region from Rosa rugosa chromosome 1, drRosRugo1.1, whole genome shotgun sequence encodes:
- the LOC133708156 gene encoding uncharacterized protein LOC133708156 — MAVRNNRQNNSSRQGRMEHHFDQSSNSLQSGQQSNQDRRRKGSSRGRPECTYCGDMGHFVETCYKLIGYPLGHPKNKSNRPKNDRSHGRSANQVSDGQTKDEEGFLNSTFTEAQLQQLISFLGTKDKEGAKPQANAAVAKPGSGYEEDDWFG; from the exons ATGGCCGTTAGAAATAATAGGCAAAATAATTCTAGCCGACAAGGCAGAATGGAACACCATTTTGATCAATCCTCCAACAGCTTGCAAAGTGGACAGCAATCTAATCAAGATAGGCGTCGCAAAGGCTCTTCCAGAGGACGTCCTGAATGCACCTATTGTGGTGATATGGGGCACTTTGTTGAAACTTGCTACAAGTTGATTGGTTATCCACTAGGTCATCCAAAGAATAAATCCAACCGTCCCAAGAATGATAGAAGCCATGGTCGTTCTGCAAATCAAGTCTCTGATGGACAAACCAAAGATGAAGAAGGATTCTTGAATTCTACTTTTACAGAAGCACAACTTCAGCAGCTTATTAGCTTCTTGGGCACTAAAGACAAAGAAGGTGCTAAACCTCAAGCTAATGCCGCAGTTGCCAAACCAG GATCTGGCTACGAGGAAGATGATTGGTTTGGGTAA